AATGTGagatgtcaattttttttcaaaaacccaGATTAAATTAGCAATATTACCCTTACCATAATGTTCATTAGCCATTTGTAAGAAACCAAATTGAATTATTTGTAATTACAATATGACCAAGGACAATGCCTGGAACCCAAAGGTGAACACTGTGTGACTGTTTAACGTCTTTATTTAactcagccaaaaaaaaaaaagtgtacaaaaattaaatatgaatcaCTTCAATGAAATCCCCTCAGAGCAGCACCAGCTTCTCATTTAGAGCAATCTGTGCCTGGGTGAGATTGGACAGGTAGGTCACCATCAACAGGTCCTGCAACAAACAGACAGTCATATTGTTATTACAATGTTATTCatagtgacacaaaatgagctCATTAGTCAAACATGCTTATGCTTCTTgttacacacagacaaaattcAAGAACTACGAGGTCAGAGCGACAGTCCCCTGACAACAAATGTAATAACAACCCCTATGTTCCTTATGTGACTGTGTGAGCTGGACAAGTACTGAGTAAAGAAGTACGAGACAAGTGGAGCAAAGAGAGCACTAACAATAGACACAAAGTCTAATTGGATGCTTCCTGTAATCAATGGGAGAGAGTGACTATGTGCTGGGAACAAGCCTGAGTGCAGTTAAAAACATTGGAAGGCTGAAGAAGGGGTGCTAAAGCTATCAGCGGTGATTAGAAAAATTATTTATACCAGAAATTAATGTATATGTTGTTCTCTAACAGACATGGAGCACTTACGTTGATGTTGGAATTAAGCATGTTCTCAAAGTCCTCGGCTGGGATGGTGGGGACCTTGTTAACCAGGTCCATCAGGAAGCGGCCCACGCTGTTATCTGCTGTCACTTTGCCAGACTGAGACAGATCGAACAGCATTAGCTTTACAGCCACCATAAACTTGATTACTT
This Plectropomus leopardus isolate mb unplaced genomic scaffold, YSFRI_Pleo_2.0 unplaced_scaffold12620, whole genome shotgun sequence DNA region includes the following protein-coding sequences:
- the LOC121963810 gene encoding eukaryotic translation initiation factor 3 subunit F-like, whose amino-acid sequence is MLTTVLAYIEDVLSGKVTADNSVGRFLMDLVNKVPTIPAEDFENMLNSNINDLLMVTYLSNLTQAQIALNEKLVLL